A single window of Nicotiana sylvestris chromosome 5, ASM39365v2, whole genome shotgun sequence DNA harbors:
- the LOC138868436 gene encoding uncharacterized protein, translated as MNPTFPPVKQKLRKFKTNVSVKIKEEVTKQLDAKVIRVTRYPMWLANVMPVPKKDSKTRVCVDYRDLNKASLKDDFPLPNIHILINNCAKHEIGPFVDCYVGYRQILMDDKDAEKMAFITPWGIYCYRIMPFGLKNAEETYMRAMTTIFHDMIHKEIEVSMISLAGKNMPSITSSRNSHLMRTAIKAQALADHLAENTVDEEYEPLKTYFPDEEVMHIDEVEKEEKPGWKLFFYGTTNMKGIGIGAVLISEIGHHYPVTAQLRFYCTNNMAEYETCILEFRHIPRIHNEVADALATLELMLHHPDKAYVDPLHIQVHDRHAYYNMIEEELDGEPWFHDIREYIRMGVYPVHATGDQKITIRRLASGFFFSGGVLYKRTPDLGLLRCIDARHALTIMTEVHSGFCGLHMSGYVLAKKIL; from the exons aTGAACCCAACATTCCCgcccgtcaagcagaagttgagaaaattcaaaactaatgtgagtgtgaagattaaagaagaggtcacaaagcagcttgatgcaaaggtcattcgggtcacgcggtatcccatgTGGTTAGCCAATGTTATGCCTGTTCCAAAGAAAGATagtaagaccagagtgtgtgttgattaccgtgatctcaacaaggcaagtctaaaggatgacttcccactgccaaatatccacattttgattaataattgtgccaagcatgagattgggccttttgtggactgctatgtgGGGTATCGTCAAATTTTAATGGATGATAAAGATGCGGagaagatggcattcatcacgccgtggggaatatATTGCTACCGaatcatgccttttggtttgaaaaatgctgaggaaacttacatgagggcaatgacaaccatattccatgacatgatacacaaggagatcgag GTCagcatgatatcactggcaggaaagaacatgccatctattacctcatcaagaaattcacatcttatgag GACGGCGATAAAAGCCCAAGctctggccgatcatttggccgagaacaccgtggatgaagaatatgaacctttgaagacttattttcctgatgaagaggtaatgcacattgatgaggtCGAGAAGGAGGAAAAGcccggttggaaactcttcttttaTGGGACTactaacatgaaaggcattgggataggagctgtactcatttctgaaataggacatcactaccctgttacggctcagcttcgtttctattgtaccaacaacatggctgagtatgagacatgcattttgg aattcaggcatattccaaggatccataatgaggttgccgatgccttGGCTACCTTGGAGttaatgttgcaccatccagacaaagcttatgttgaccctctgcatattcaagttcaTGATCGGCATGCCTACTACAATATGATAGAGgaggaacttgatggtgaaccatggttccatgatatcagggagtacatcagaatgggggtatatccggtacatgccacaggggatcaaaagataACAATTCGTCGATtagcaagtggatttttcttcagtgggggagttttgtacaaaaggactccagatcttggattgttaagatgcatagatgctagacatgcATTGACTATCATGACTGAAGTACATTCCGGGTTTTGTGGgctgcatatgagtgggtatgttctggcaaagaagattctctga